The Phycisphaeraceae bacterium DNA segment ACCCGACGATGCTTGGTCCCCACATCTTGGGTGCCTGTTTGGTAGCGCGCTGGCACATGGCCGTGATGATTTTGCAGTCTGCTGCCTGCTCAGGACTGGCTCGCGAAGCAAGGTAATCGTCAATGCTTGCATCGGTGGGTTTGGTCTTGGCTTCCGCCATGCGGCAACTCCGGAGGGCGTTGGTGGGTAGGAAAGGTGTGAATGCGACGCCGAACGTTCGAGCTAACCGGCGCGCTGCCGCCTTGCCGCAGCGCGTCCGGTTGAGCGAGGGGTTAGGCAGGACTGCGCGCAGGGAAGCGGCTGAGGTGCTCGTGGACGATTCGAAACTTGCCTCCCTCGTGTGCGAGCACCCGGGTGCCTCGGCCTTGAATCTTGAACTCCCGGCCACCTTGGGCGCCTTCCCAGTTGTATGTGTAGGTTGCAGTTGCTGAAGCCCTGTCTGTCGTGAGCACTACGATGTCGGACAAGTAGAACCGGGTCTTCTTGACCGTGGGATCACCCTTCCACGTTCTCTCGAAGACGGCTTGGATCGACTGGCGGCCGACGAAGTCCCCGTCATTGAAGCGGAAGTAGGCTCGCTCGTCAATCATATCGTGGAGGAGGCGGAAGTCCTCCTTCATGGCAACCTCCTCAAAGTAACTGAGGAATCTTACGACCGAGTCTGCGGTGATGCTGTTGTCCACTCGTGGCGCCTCCTGAACTGCGGTCGTGCAGCCTGATACGTTGAACCCGACTGCGGATACTGCCGCGACAATGACCTCACGGCGTGTGTTCGTGTACATGAGATTGAACTGGCGGACCGCGGAAATGTGCCCCGTGCTGCCGAACGTCTTTGGCCATCAGCCGCCGGCCGCTTGGGGCCGGCCGGCTGCATGGACTTGTTGGGCGGGCGCCGAGCGAGCAATCGAACACGCCTTGACCTCCTCGGTCCACTCGGCGAACGGTTGAACGAACCGCTCCTGTCGAAACCAGTTGGGCTCCGATCAACCAATGTGTAGCACGCCCTCCCCGGTGATCCCGTGGTCGAACGCACCGCCGTCGATGCCGGGGTGCGCGATGACAAGCACCGGGGTGCCGCGAGAGTACGCGAGGGCGCCCTCGATCTGGTTCCACGGTAGGCGCACCGGAGGTTGTTCTGGAACTGCGCGCTCCTCCGAGCTTGATGCGAGAACTCGATCTGCGGATAGCCGAGGATCAACGCACCGCAACATTCGTTGATCAGAACGATCACCGCTCGCAGTGGCGGCTTCTTGGAGTAGTCACCACCACCAAGTCGCCGCAGCACCAGACCCAGTGAGACCAAGTACTGCCGAAAAGGCTCATAGGAAGCCTCGAACTCCGGACGCACCACGGTTGGTCGACTCACGAAGATGTTCATCAGTCACCAGTATTGACACGAAGAAAGGGCCCATGCCTGCGCCGCCTAACATTGTTGCTCAGCCGCAAAGGCCCCCGGCAGCGTCGCCGGGCAGTTGCCGACTGAGCGGACATCGGCAGCCTACCCACGGCTGCCTTGGATACCCTCGCCGACTCGACGGTGCCCGATCAGGGGCCTTTGGCAGCAGGAGCGTCTCGTTAGGTCGGTCGGGACGCTGTGGAAAGCCGACGGAAGCGGAGAATGCAACTCTCGGCATGAGAAAGCTGATCCGCGGAGTACAATGCTCTCCATGGAATTCACGATCGAGCTCGAGCGCGAGGATGACGGTCGCTGGATTGCGGAGGTCCCGTCGTTGCCCGGTGTACTTGCCTATGGCGGCAACCCCAACGAAGCCAGGTTCAAGGCCCAGGCGCTGGCGCTCCGCGTGGTGGCGGAGCGACTTGAGCATGGCGAAGCGGGCTCCGAGTTTCTGAGCATTAGTTTCAAGGCCGCATGAGCCAGTGGGGAAGCCAGCGAGCACGCCGAGTCTTGGCTGCTCTACTGAGAATCGGTTGGCAACTCAAGCGGCAAAGCGGATCGCACTGCACGCTCGCTCGTGAGGGCTCGCTCGTGAGGGATGGCCAGACTATGTGTTTGCATTCCACGACGCGGATGAGATCGGACCGAAGATGCTCTCGCGAATTGCGAAGGCGACCGGCCTGAAGCCTGAAGACCTGTAGGCCGGCCCCGATCAACCTAACGACCAAAACTCAGGGACCCGGCGCACGGGACGCATGGATTGCAAACCACGACGCCATGCCGGGTTCGCTGCAGCGCATGGTTAGGCCACACGGTCAAAATGGCCACCAGCCTTTCTTCTTGGGTGTCTTCCATTCGTCGTAGCGGCGATCAATGACCCGCCGCATTTTCTGGTAACTGTCTTCAGTGTAATCAACGTGAAACTCTGACGGCAAGCGGCCCTGCAAAGTCTCGATGTAGTCGTGAATGTAGCACCCGCGCTCGAAATCGAAATAGTGCATCGCAAACGCGTTCCCCTCTTCCGAGAGCATGTCGTCAACGAGACAGCCATCCCACCACCCGTAAACCTGGTGAATCGAAACCTCGCCGGTTCGAAACTGTCGAAGAATCCCCTCGGCCTCCTGCTCGAAAAACTCGCTCATCAGTCGACGCTCGATGAGCCAACGAAGGAAAACCACAGTGTGATTGGCGGCGTGCTCCTCTGAGAGACCGTGCTGCTCAATCGTCTCGTGGTGATACTTGGCCTTGTCGTAAACGTGCTGCGAACTCATGGGGTGCGCGTAGTGTGGCCTACCGTTGAGCTCAGCTGCAAGGGCCCGCTCGCCGGGCCCGCGACTGCTGAGCGGTGACTGCTGGGAAGTGGCAGCATACACCCCGGGTCATGGGGCCCTTGTCAACTGGAGCGCCTTTGCTAGGCGCCACAGTACTGGGCGCGGTGGCGATTTCCGCCAGCCGCACTCGCTGCAAGTGGACATCTCCTTCATTGGGTACCCGCATCGGGGGCAACCTCGCCTTTCCCGGCGCACAAACCTCCATTTGGTGACCGCGGCGACAAGCAACCATCCGAGTACGGCATACAGACAAGAGTTGGCAATGAGGCCCAACCAGAGCGGCCGGAGCGGAATAGTGAATGTGTCCGACCCCGCAATGCGCGCCGCAACCCAAGAGGGCACCGAAACGGTTACTCCCCAGAGCACGCGATTGTCCGACACGGGGAAGTCGGCCTCAGTGGTGCTGCAGTCGCGACTCAGTTCCGCCCCAAACGCGAGGAAGGGCCATCCAGCGGCCATGGCGTGTCGGTGAGAACGGTCCCAGGGAACTCCATTTGATGCAGGCGCGTGCCAGGGTTCCGCGAGTCCACTCCAAGGAAGCGGATGCGGCGATGATAGACCTGACAACGGGGTGTCACGATCATGGGCGCGAAAGTCAACCCTGTAACGTGTCAGTCCAGGACGCGCGTCGGTACTGATCCACCAGTCTAAGCCTGACGAGTGACCCTTGTTGACAACTCGGAGCGTGAGATCAGCGGGCGCCCCTCTAGCCAGCGCAAGCGACGCAGAGACCAAGAACGCGACCACGGCTCCGAAGGCGAGGAGAATGAGCGCACGTGGTCCGTGGGTCATGTGTGCGCCTAACGGGCAGCATCAGCTGCGGCGCGAAGCGCCGTCAGCTGCAACCGGTTGTTATGCAGAGCCGTTTCATCAGTAAGTCCACTCCTCGTGCGCGAGCGGCGCGCGGTTCAGCTCATCACGATGAACACGCCACGCAGGGAGCAACGTATCCATCCACTCCAGGAAGCGGTCGTTGTGATGCCGTTCGTGCAGATGCACAAGCTCATGGACCAGCACATATTCCAGGCACAGCACCGGCTTCTTGATGAGTTCCAGGTTCAGCCAGACGCGCCGTGCAGGGCCGTTGCAGCTTCCCCAGCGGGTTTTCATCTTCCTGATCCGCACCTCGGAGGCCGTCTTTCCAATCCTGGGCTCCCATTTCGCGAGTAGCGCCGGGAGTAGTGCTCTCAGCTGGCGGCGGTACCAGCGCTGCAACACAGCATCCCGTTGAGCATGGTCGAATCCGGGAGGGACGCGCAGTTCCATCGACGACTTGCCAACGAGCCGTACCTGCGCAGCACCATCGCACTCCTTCACAGCGAGCAGGTAGCGGCGTCCCTGGAAGTAGTGGCTCTCGCCCGTCACGATCTCTCGCTGCGACTGGCGATCCTGCCCTGCGAACTCCTTCTGCTTGCGGCGAGTCCACCCCAGGCGCGAAACCAATGCCAGCCGCACCGCTTCGTCATCGAAGCCCAGTGGGGCCGCCACCCGCACCCGGCCCGCGGGCGGGTAGACCCCTACGTGAAGGTGCTTGATCTCCTTACGCACCACCTCGACGGCGATGCCGGCGATCTGGATTTGGCTGCGATCAGTAGTCACGCTGTGCCTTCACAATCGCGAAGATTCGTTCGACCAGCTCGTCGTTCGCTCCAAGCTCGGCCTGAATCGCATTGCGAACCTCGCGCTCCTTGAACCGGTTGCCGCGCCAATCCGCCTTCTTGACGGCCAGGATGGCGCGATCCAGCGCGAGCGCAGTGCTCTCTCGGCTGCGCGGCGGCTGCGAGTCGTCCTGAGAGTCCGATGATTCCCGTACCGCGGACGCCATTGCCCCATCGAGGTTGTCATAGAGCGCACGCCGGGCCGGCGTGTTCACCGCTGAAGGGTATGAGGCATGGTTTTCGGGTGCCTTCGCCTTCTTCGTCAGCGCCACGACCTGTTTGAGGTAGTCCTGATAGCTCATCGCTTCGAGTTTGCGCTTCCGGATCAACGCATCGAGAAGCTCTGACATTTTTTCGTAGTACTTCGGGTTGACGGCCATCTCGTCGATGATCAGCCGGCGGACGTTGTTCTCGATCGTCTCCGCCATCGCTTCTCGGTTCCCGCGGATGCCGTCGGGCAGCGTGTCCACCGCTGCCTCGCCGCGCTCGACGATCAGCTCCACCAGCGTCAGGTCGTCGAAGGCCGAGACCTTCTCACTCTCCTCAGCGCGGATGTAGGTGTCGAGCAGGTGGCGCATGGCCGGCTCGAACACCTTCATGTCCACGTAGTCGCCGCTGGCGAGCTTCACCTCCTGCCGAACCTTCTCGTAGTGGTCCACCTCGCCCTTGATCGCCTCCTCCTCGGCGTCGGTGTAGCCGGCTTCCCGCATCTCGTTGGCCAGGTTGGCGAAGGCCCGCAGGTAGGCGGCGGCCAGCTTGTAGAGTGCCACGCGCTTCGGCTCGTTCTCCTTGAGCTGTTCGGCGTTGCCGCTCTCCAGGGCGCAGAAGTAGCGGACATAGGCGACGGTATCGCGCGGCGGATCGACCGGCTCGCACAGCGCCTTGACCGCCTCGCGCGCCACTTCCAGCCGCTCGCGACCCTGCTCAAGCCGGTCCTTCAGCAGCCCCTCGACGTCCGCCTTGTCATAGCCGCCGAAGGCCTCGCCCGTGTAGTCCTTGATCGCCCCCTCCAGCGAGCGGAACAGGTCCTTGTAGTCGATGATGTAGCCGTACTCCTTGTCGTCGCCATCGAGCCGGTTCACGCGGCAGATGGCCTGGAACAGGCCGTGGTCCTGCATGTTCTTGTCGATGTAGAGGTAGGTCGCGGGAGGCGCGTCGAAGCCGGTGAGCAGCTTGTCCACGACGATCAGCAGCTTCATCTGCCCCGGCTGCTCGATGAAGCGCTTCTTCACCTCCTGCTCGAACTGCTCCACCTTGTACATCGCCGTCTCTTCCGGCTCATTGAAGTGGGCGGCCAGCATCTTCCGGTAGATGTCGTACTGGCGCAGCCGCTCGGTCAGCCCCTCGCCGCTTTCTTCACCCTTGATGTCGGCGGGCTGCGGCCGGTAGGAGGTGACGATGGCGCACTTCCCGGCCAGGTCCGTCTGCTGGAACATCTCGAAGAAGCGGCAGGCCGAGTAGATGCTGCCCGAGACGAGCAGCGCGTTGCCATGCCCGCTCTTCAGCCGGTCGCGGGTGGCCATGTCCATCAGGATGTCGGCGACGATCTTCTCCAGCCGGTCGCGCGCGGAAAGCACCTTCTGCATCGTGCCCCAGCGCTGTTTGAGCTGGGCGCGGGCCACGTCGGTGAGCCCCTTCGTCTTCAACTCGAACCACTGGTCCACCTTCGCCGGCGAGGTGATGCTCTGGTCGATGTCGCGCGCCTCGTAGCGCAGGTCGAGCACCACGCCGTCGCGCACCGCTTCGTCGTACTTGTAGGTGTGGATGTAAGGGCCGAAGGTCTCGATGGAGCGGCGCTTGTCGCTCTTCAGCAGCGGCGTACCCGTGAAGCCGATCAGCATCGCACCGGGCAGTAGCGCCTTCATCGCATCGTGCAGCTTGCCCGACTGGGTGCGGTGGCATTCGTCCACGAAGACGA contains these protein-coding regions:
- a CDS encoding nuclear transport factor 2 family protein, which produces MDNSITADSVVRFLSYFEEVAMKEDFRLLHDMIDERAYFRFNDGDFVGRQSIQAVFERTWKGDPTVKKTRFYLSDIVVLTTDRASATATYTYNWEGAQGGREFKIQGRGTRVLAHEGGKFRIVHEHLSRFPARSPA
- a CDS encoding M48 family metallopeptidase — its product is MTTDRSQIQIAGIAVEVVRKEIKHLHVGVYPPAGRVRVAAPLGFDDEAVRLALVSRLGWTRRKQKEFAGQDRQSQREIVTGESHYFQGRRYLLAVKECDGAAQVRLVGKSSMELRVPPGFDHAQRDAVLQRWYRRQLRALLPALLAKWEPRIGKTASEVRIRKMKTRWGSCNGPARRVWLNLELIKKPVLCLEYVLVHELVHLHERHHNDRFLEWMDTLLPAWRVHRDELNRAPLAHEEWTY
- a CDS encoding type II toxin-antitoxin system HicA family toxin, with the protein product MSQWGSQRARRVLAALLRIGWQLKRQSGSHCTLAREGSLVRDGQTMCLHSTTRMRSDRRCSRELRRRPA
- a CDS encoding type II toxin-antitoxin system HicB family antitoxin, which translates into the protein MEFTIELEREDDGRWIAEVPSLPGVLAYGGNPNEARFKAQALALRVVAERLEHGEAGSEFLSISFKAA
- a CDS encoding HsdR family type I site-specific deoxyribonuclease; its protein translation is MSGVGQREIKTQQRVNAFLRDALGYAYLGHWKDREGNSNIEEERLIDWLQRQGHGDKLINRALFELNKAAALGGSRTLYDANREVYGLLRYGVKVRPEVGEQTVTVWLIDWEHPENNDFAVAEEVTVYGVHTKRPDLVLYVNGIALGVLELKRSIVSVSEGIRQSLDSQKKEFIRPFYTTVQLVLAGNDTEGLRYGVIETPEKYWLRWKEAEAPAEVLAAAGDNPLLRELGQLCGKARLLEVIHDFMVFDAGIKKTCRHNQYFGVRAAQARVRAREGGILWHTQGSGKSLIMVWLAKWIREHVKDARVLILTDRTELDEQIEKVFKGVSESIHRTKSGADLVRVLNASEEWLIGSLIHKFSASEEGDIVAFLADIQGHLPKGFHAKGEIFVFVDECHRTQSGKLHDAMKALLPGAMLIGFTGTPLLKSDKRRSIETFGPYIHTYKYDEAVRDGVVLDLRYEARDIDQSITSPAKVDQWFELKTKGLTDVARAQLKQRWGTMQKVLSARDRLEKIVADILMDMATRDRLKSGHGNALLVSGSIYSACRFFEMFQQTDLAGKCAIVTSYRPQPADIKGEESGEGLTERLRQYDIYRKMLAAHFNEPEETAMYKVEQFEQEVKKRFIEQPGQMKLLIVVDKLLTGFDAPPATYLYIDKNMQDHGLFQAICRVNRLDGDDKEYGYIIDYKDLFRSLEGAIKDYTGEAFGGYDKADVEGLLKDRLEQGRERLEVAREAVKALCEPVDPPRDTVAYVRYFCALESGNAEQLKENEPKRVALYKLAAAYLRAFANLANEMREAGYTDAEEEAIKGEVDHYEKVRQEVKLASGDYVDMKVFEPAMRHLLDTYIRAEESEKVSAFDDLTLVELIVERGEAAVDTLPDGIRGNREAMAETIENNVRRLIIDEMAVNPKYYEKMSELLDALIRKRKLEAMSYQDYLKQVVALTKKAKAPENHASYPSAVNTPARRALYDNLDGAMASAVRESSDSQDDSQPPRSRESTALALDRAILAVKKADWRGNRFKEREVRNAIQAELGANDELVERIFAIVKAQRDY